Genomic DNA from Gemmatimonadota bacterium:
CCGCCGGGAATCGGGGTGGCTGCTGCCGGGGGTCGCGCCGCACCGGCTGGGCAGTGAAGCAGACACCACGCTCAGTATCATCGCCAGGGGAATGCCGGGCACCCTGCTCAAACGTCTGCCGGCTTCCCTGTTGTCCCAGGTGGATCCAGCGGAACTGGCGGAACAGACCGATACGTGGCTGACCGCCATTACGGAGACGCTGGCGCGTTTCGCCATCCCTCCTCCCCGTCCGACCGCGCTGGCCGAACCCGGCCTGACGCAGACCCTGGCACCCTGTACGCTGTCCGTCCGTCGCGGCGTGGTGTGGGTATCCGAACCGCCGTCCGGCGCGGGCCTGTTCATGGGGATCGTCGACACGGCGGAACTCGCGGAGACGGGCAGCCCCCACGAGACGGTCATCCCGCTGGCCCGGACAAGCTGGCTTACCCTGATCGACGAGGCGACGTTGACCGGCCAGTCAACGGAAACACTAGCCCGGCAGGGCAGGCTGCTGGCGGCGCTCGCCTCGTTTCACACGGTCGCATTCACCCTGGAACGCCTGAACCGCCGGCTGGTCGTGGTAGACGCCGTCAATCTCGAACGGGCGCGGACAGCGAGCCGCCGAACGGCCGAGCATACTGCGCGGCAGCGACTCTACAATATCTACGACCTTCCAACCGACCGGGACGCCGGAGTCGAGGATACGGCCCTGGCAGATGCCCTGCACCTGATCGGACGCCATGAAGGCATCGATTTCAAGATCCCGGCGCGATCGGGTCAGTCCGAAACTCCCGTCGGCCTCGTGGACATTCTTGACGCAACGGGCGTGCGCGCCCGGCGCGTGCGTTTCAACGCCGATGACCGCTGGTGGCACGGCGACAGCAACGCGCTGCTGGCCTATCGCGCCGACGACGGGCAGCCCGTGGCGCTGCTGCCGGGCATGTTCGGGCGGTACCGGCAGATCGACCCGGCCAGCAATCGCCGCACCCGGGTCTCGTTGGCCCGCCTGGCCGGTACGGACGCGCTGGCGGAAGAAGCCTGGATGTTCTATCAGCCCCTGCCGGCGAGAGGCGTGAAACCGTCGGATCTGCTGGGCATCGCCCTGCGCGGCTCGGCCTCGGATTGGGCGCGGATGGTGATCGCCGGACTTCCTTACGGCGTGATCCGGCTGCTGCCGGCACTCGCCCTCGGGTTCGTAGCGAACCACATCACGGCGGGTGGAAGCGCGGGAATGCTTTATGCGGTCGCCGTGGCAATAGCGGCATTCGGCCTGCTCGGTGCGATGCTGCACCTCCTCCAGAACATGGCGATGATGCGGCTGGAGGGGCGCACGGCCTCCCGGGTGGAAGCCGCTTTCTGGGACCGGCTCATGCGCCTTCCTCCCGGCATGCTGCACCGCAACCCGGCCGGCGACCTGGCCATGTCGGGCATGACCTTTCAGCAACTCCGAGATGGATTGCGGGGGGTCGTCGCCAACTGTTTCCTGTCGCTGGTTTTCCTGCTTCCGGTTTTTGGCGTCATTTTCTTCTACGATACCACACTCGGAGTCGTCACGCTCCTCTTCAGCCTGGTTTCGCTGCTGGTCACCCTGGTGCTGGGATTGCGCCAGATCTCTCCATACGGGTGGATGATCAGGGCGGCCCGACGCGTGGCCGGTCGGCTATTCCAGATCGTGGGAGGCATTTCCAAGCTGCGCATGGATAACGCGGAAGGATCGGCTTACGCCATCTGGGCGCGGGACTATCGCGCCCAGAAGCGCGCGGAAATCGAATTGGGCGCCCTGGAGGGCCATTCTCGGGCATTCGGCGCCGCGCTGCCTTTCCTTGCCGCTGGCGTGCTCCTGTTCACGGTGATGGAGGCAGGAGACCGAAACATGCCGGTCGGCGATTTCCTCGTCGTCTACACGGTCTTCATCGTATTTCAGTCTACCATTGCCCGGCTCGGTGAGTCCATCGGTGTCCTGGCCTCCATGATGCCGGCCTTCGAGCAGATGCGTCCGCTGCTTTCGGCGGCGCCCGAGACGGGAACGGCAGGCGAACCGGTCGAATACCTGGGCGGGGACATCCTGTTCGACCATGTTTCTTTCCGCTACGACACCGACGGACCGCTGATCCTCGACGACGTCACGATACGCGCCCATCCCGGCGAATTCGTCGCGATCGCCGGGGAATCCGGCGCCGGCAAGAGCACCCTGTTCCGGCTCGCGCTCGGTATCGACTGGCCGACCGCTGGCGCGGTGTACTACGACGGGCGCGACCTGAGGCACCTGAATCTGAAGCAGGTACGCCGGAAGATCGGGGCGGTGCCCCAGTCGGTGGGGCTCCATCCGCAGGATCTCTGGGACAACCTCGTCAGCCACCATGTAGACGTGACGACCGATGAAGTATGGGCGGCGGC
This window encodes:
- a CDS encoding ATP-binding cassette domain-containing protein, which translates into the protein MQPSEPKYSPLAELADQFGESVPCAGNLPVNLDDPDSVWFIDQGVVNLFLVELKSGTEQSAPQHLLRRESGWLLPGVAPHRLGSEADTTLSIIARGMPGTLLKRLPASLLSQVDPAELAEQTDTWLTAITETLARFAIPPPRPTALAEPGLTQTLAPCTLSVRRGVVWVSEPPSGAGLFMGIVDTAELAETGSPHETVIPLARTSWLTLIDEATLTGQSTETLARQGRLLAALASFHTVAFTLERLNRRLVVVDAVNLERARTASRRTAEHTARQRLYNIYDLPTDRDAGVEDTALADALHLIGRHEGIDFKIPARSGQSETPVGLVDILDATGVRARRVRFNADDRWWHGDSNALLAYRADDGQPVALLPGMFGRYRQIDPASNRRTRVSLARLAGTDALAEEAWMFYQPLPARGVKPSDLLGIALRGSASDWARMVIAGLPYGVIRLLPALALGFVANHITAGGSAGMLYAVAVAIAAFGLLGAMLHLLQNMAMMRLEGRTASRVEAAFWDRLMRLPPGMLHRNPAGDLAMSGMTFQQLRDGLRGVVANCFLSLVFLLPVFGVIFFYDTTLGVVTLLFSLVSLLVTLVLGLRQISPYGWMIRAARRVAGRLFQIVGGISKLRMDNAEGSAYAIWARDYRAQKRAEIELGALEGHSRAFGAALPFLAAGVLLFTVMEAGDRNMPVGDFLVVYTVFIVFQSTIARLGESIGVLASMMPAFEQMRPLLSAAPETGTAGEPVEYLGGDILFDHVSFRYDTDGPLILDDVTIRAHPGEFVAIAGESGAGKSTLFRLALGIDWPTAGAVYYDGRDLRHLNLKQVRRKIGAVPQSVGLHPQDLWDNLVSHHVDVTTDEVWAAARTAEVEDQIKAMPMGMMTMVGTSGSVLSGGESQRITIARSVIGSPRIMLFDEATNWLDNENQASVMRNLAALTSTRLVIAHRLSTLEQADRIYVLKAGKVVQSGSFNELKETDGVFKELIRRQIA